In the Streptomyces sp. 3214.6 genome, CGCGTCCAGGTCGAAGTCGTCCTGCCCGAGTTCGGCCCAACCGGCCCACGCGGCACGGCCCTTGGCGGTCACCTCGACGGTGGTGTTCTTTCCCGACCCCGATGTCTTGAACAGCCCCGACTCCTTGCCCGGACGGGACTGGTTGACGTAGATCGGCGGCGGGTTCGTCGGGTCGATGTCGTACGCCCGGTGCTTCTTGATGAGCCCGGCGATCTTCGTCTTGTCGCCGTCCGAGTACACCGGCAGGTCGAGGAGGCCGACCAGCGTGGCGAAGTCGTCGAGGATCTCCTTGCGCTTCACAGGGTCCGGGATGCGGAACGCCGTGGGCCGGCGGAAGAGGTTCTCCATGTTGAACGTGGCGATGCGGATGCTCATGGCGGCCTCCATGGCGGCGCGGGGAGCTGCCGCTGGCCGGCGGCAGGCGCCGCCGAGGTGACTGCACGCCGACATCTCTCATTGTCCTCGGGACCTCCGGCCTGTCGACCGGACGACTGACAGATATTGAAATCTGTCAGCTGTCATGCCATGCTGTTGGGTATGACGATCCCCACACGCACCCTCGGCACCACCGGCCCCCAGGTCTCCGCCCTCGGCCTCGGCTGCATGGGCATGTCCGCGCTGTACGGCGACGCGGACCGGGCCGAGTCGATCGCGACGATCCACGCCGCTCTGGAGGCCGGCGTGACCCTGCTGGACACCGGCGACTTCTACGCCATGGGCCACAACGAGATGCTGATCGGCGAAGCCCTGCGCACCGCGCCCGCCGCCCGCCGCGAGCAGGCGCAGATCAGCGTGAAGTTCGGCGCGCTGCGCGACCCGGACGGCAGCTGGAGCGGCTACGACGGCCGTCCGGCAGCGGTGAAGAACTTCGCCGCCTACTCCCTCCAGCGCCTCGGCGTCGACCACCTCGACGTCTACCGCATCGCCCGGCTCGACCCGGCCGTACCGATCGAGGAGACGGTCGGCGCGATCGCCGAACTGGTCGAGAAGGGGTACGTCCGGCACATCGGCCTGAGCGAGGTCGGCGCGCAGACGATCCGCCGGGCCGCCGCCACCGCGCCGATCGCCGACCTCCAGATCGAGTACGCGCTGGTCACCCGCGGTATCGAGCGGGAGATCCTGCCCACCACCCGTGAGCTGGGCATCTCGATCACCGCGTACGGAGTCCTGTCGCGCGGGCTGATCTCCGGTCACTTCACCGCCGACCGGCAGCTCGCGGCGAACGACTTCCGCGCCCACTCGCCCCGCTTCCAGGGCGACAACCTCCGGCACAACCTGAGCCTGGTCGAGGCGCTGCGGAAGATCGCCGAGCAGAAGGGTGCCTCCGTCGCGCAGATCGCGATCGCCTGGGTGCTGGCGCAGGGCGAGGACATCGTGCCGCTGGTCGGCGCCCGCACCCGGGAGCGGCTCGCGGAGTCGCTGGGCGCGCTGGACGTCGTACTGGACGCCGACGACCTCGCCGCGATCGAGGCGGCCGTCCCCGCCGACGCCGCGGCCGGCGAGAGGTACGCGGCCGCCGCCATGGCGCACCTCGACAGCGAGCGCTGACTGCGTCCGGGTACGGTCTCAGCATGCCACCGACCACCGAGACCCTGACCGCCGAGCGCATCCTCGAAGCGACCGAGGAGGTGCTGCGCCGCCACGGCCCGGCCAAGGCCACCGTGGTCGACGTGGCCCGCGCGCTCGGCGTCAGTCATGGCAGCGTCTACCGCCACTTCCGCACCAAGGCGGCGCTGCGTGAGGCGGTCACGAAGCGGTGGCTGGACCACACGTCCGAGACTCTCTCCGGCATCACCGCCGACGAGACCCGCGACCCGGAGACCCGGCTGCGCGACTGGCTCGCGGCGTTGTACGAGGCCAAGCGTCGCAAGGCGGGCGGCGACCCCGAGCTGTTCGCCACATACATGGTGCTGACCGGCGAGAGCGGCTCGGTGGTGGGCGAACACCTCGACGACCTCACCGGCCAGCTGACCCGGATCATCAAGGCGGGCGTGGCGACGGGCGCGTTCACGGCTCCCGACCCGGCGACCACCGCCCGCGCCGTCTTCCAGGCCACCGCCCGCTTCCACGACCCCGTCTACTTCCAGGAGTGGGAACGGCCGGGGTCGCAGGACGACTTCCGGGCCCTGGTGGACCTCCTGCTGCAGGGGCTGCGGGTCCGATGAGTTTCGGCCGGGGCGCGAGTCTGTTGTGGTGTGCGTCGTAGGACGTCGTACGACGCTGCCCGGTACGAGACACCCCGGAGGACGCGATGACGACCACCCCAGACCACCCGACCGCCCCAGACGACCCGACCACCGCACCGCCCGGCCGCCCGCCCGTCGTCGACCTGGCTGCCTGGCAGGCCGCGCGTGACGAGCTGCTGGTCCGGGAGAAGGCCCACACCCACGAGGGCGACGCGATCGCCGCGGCCCGCCGCCGGCTGCCGATGGTGGAGTTCGACGGGACGGTCGAGGTCGTCGGACCCGATGGCCCGGTCCCGTTCCTCGACCTGTTCCAGGGCCGTGACGAACTCGTCGTCTACAAGCACATGTGGTACGACGGCGCGCCGCACCAGGGGCAGTGCGAGGGCTGCACCACCACGGCCTGGCATCTGAAGGACGCCGTCTACCTCAACGCCCGCGGTGTGTCGTTCGCCGTGCTGACCACGGGCCCGTGGGACGAGGTCGCCTCCTACGTCGAGTTCATGGGCTACACCCAGCCCTGGTACTCGGTACGGGGCGTGGACGGACCGGCCGGCGGCAGCATGGGGTATCTCACCTGCTTCCTGCGCGACGGCGACCGCGTGTTCCTCACCTACTCCACGACGGGCCGCGGCAACGAGCGGGTCAACGGGTCCCTGGGCCTGCTCGACATGACGCCCTACGGTCGCGGCGAGGCATGGGAGGACAACCCCGAGGGCCGGCCCGAGGGAGGCAGCGCGTGCTGGTCCTGGCGCTCGGACGCGGACGGGAACCCGACCTGGGGCCCGACCAGCCGGCCCGTGCCGCAGTGGACCCGTCCCGGCGCGACCCCCGTTCAGACCCTCGGCCGGCACGGCCACTGCCACTGACCCGCTCCGCCTTACTCCGTAGTACCTGGACTACCTGGACTACCTGGCGGTGCACCGCCAGAAGTCCCGCATCAGCGGGGTCGGGGTCGGGTTCTCCATCGCCACCTGGGTCAGCAGGATCGTCACGGTGCCCGTCTGCGGGACGATGTGGGCCGTCGTCCCGGTGCCGCCGACCCAGCCGTAGCGGCCCGGCACGTTCCACGGGTCGACGGGGGAGACATCGACCTGGCCGCCGTAGCCCCAGCCCTGGCCCTCCATGAAGAGCGCGCCGATGTCGCGCTGGGCCGCCGTCAGGTGATTGGCCGTCATACGGCTCACCGAGGTGCGGGAGAGCAGGCGGCGGCCGCCGGCCTCGCCCGCGTTCAGCAGGAGACGGGCGAAGGCCAGCCAGTCGTCGGCCGTCGACGCCA is a window encoding:
- a CDS encoding aldo/keto reductase; its protein translation is MTIPTRTLGTTGPQVSALGLGCMGMSALYGDADRAESIATIHAALEAGVTLLDTGDFYAMGHNEMLIGEALRTAPAARREQAQISVKFGALRDPDGSWSGYDGRPAAVKNFAAYSLQRLGVDHLDVYRIARLDPAVPIEETVGAIAELVEKGYVRHIGLSEVGAQTIRRAAATAPIADLQIEYALVTRGIEREILPTTRELGISITAYGVLSRGLISGHFTADRQLAANDFRAHSPRFQGDNLRHNLSLVEALRKIAEQKGASVAQIAIAWVLAQGEDIVPLVGARTRERLAESLGALDVVLDADDLAAIEAAVPADAAAGERYAAAAMAHLDSER
- a CDS encoding DUF899 domain-containing protein, producing MTTTPDHPTAPDDPTTAPPGRPPVVDLAAWQAARDELLVREKAHTHEGDAIAAARRRLPMVEFDGTVEVVGPDGPVPFLDLFQGRDELVVYKHMWYDGAPHQGQCEGCTTTAWHLKDAVYLNARGVSFAVLTTGPWDEVASYVEFMGYTQPWYSVRGVDGPAGGSMGYLTCFLRDGDRVFLTYSTTGRGNERVNGSLGLLDMTPYGRGEAWEDNPEGRPEGGSACWSWRSDADGNPTWGPTSRPVPQWTRPGATPVQTLGRHGHCH
- a CDS encoding TetR family transcriptional regulator, which produces MPPTTETLTAERILEATEEVLRRHGPAKATVVDVARALGVSHGSVYRHFRTKAALREAVTKRWLDHTSETLSGITADETRDPETRLRDWLAALYEAKRRKAGGDPELFATYMVLTGESGSVVGEHLDDLTGQLTRIIKAGVATGAFTAPDPATTARAVFQATARFHDPVYFQEWERPGSQDDFRALVDLLLQGLRVR